In a genomic window of Chroicocephalus ridibundus chromosome 14, bChrRid1.1, whole genome shotgun sequence:
- the PSMD12 gene encoding 26S proteasome non-ATPase regulatory subunit 12 isoform X3, which produces MARPLRPGPPRVLRRPEVAPSAPVWRGAGAFHGAVPAAPARRAWLLPVCVRRGTRSGAGEMAEGGAERADGRIVKMEVDYSATVDQRLPECERLAQEGRLQEVIENLLSLEKQTRTASDMVSTSRILVAIVKMCYEAKDWDALNENIILLSKRRSQLKQAVAKMVQQCCTYVEDITDLPVKLRLIDTLRMVTEGKIYVEIERARLTKTLATIKEQNGEVKEAASILQELQVETYGSMEKKERVEFILEQMRLCLAVKDYIRTQIISKKINTKFFQEENTEKLKLKYYNLMIQLDQHEGSYLSICKHYRAIYDTPCIQAESEKWQQALKSVVLYVILSPYDNEQSDLVHRISSDKKLEEIPKYKDLLKLFTTMELMRWTALVEEYGKELREGSLDSPATDVFGCTEEGERRWKDLKNRVVEHPASIIFCT; this is translated from the exons ATGGCGCGCCCCCTgaggcccggcccgccccgggtCCTGAGGCGGCCGGAGGTGGCTCCGTCAGCGCCTGTGTGGCGCGGCGCGGGGGCCTTCCACGGGGCTGTCCCGGCCGCGCCTGCGCGCAGAGCTTGGCTGCTTCCGGTGTGTGTTCGCAGGGGGacgcggagcggagccggggagATGGCGGAGGGTGGCGCGGAGCGGGCCGACGGCCGCATCGTGAAAATGGAGGTGGATTACAGCGCGACGGTGGACCAGCGGCTGCCCGAGTGCGAGCGGCTGGCGCAg GAAGGAAGATTGCAAGAAGTAATCGAAAACCTTCTCTCCTTGGAAAAACAAACACGAACG GCATCTGATATGGTCTCCACATCCCGTATCTTAGTTGCTATAGTGAAAATGTGTTATGAAGCTAAAGACTGGGATGctcttaatgaaaatattattcttcTATCGAAGAGAAGAAGTCAGTTAAAACAG GCAGTTGCTAAAATGGTCCAGCAGTGCTGCACTTACGTTGAAGACATCACAGACTTACCAGTCAAACTGCGCTTAATTGACACGTTGCGTATGGTTACAGAAGGAAAA ATATACGTGGAAATTGAACGTGCTCGCCTGACAAAGACACTTGCAACAATAAAAGAACAGAATGGTGAAGTGAAAGAAGCTGCCTCTATTCTGCAAGAATTGCAG gtGGAAACCTATGGttcaatggaaaagaaagaacgTGTAGAATTTATCTTGGAGCAGATGAGACTCTGTCTAGCTGTAAAAGACTACATTCGGACTCAAATTATcagcaaaaaaattaatacaaaattttttcaagaagaaaacacagaa AAACTAAAGTTGAAATACTACAACTTAATGATCCAGCTGGATCAACATGAAGGCTCCTACCTCTCCATCTGTAAGCACTATAGAGCCATTTATGATACTCCCTGTATCCAGGCTGAAAGTGAAAAGTGGCAGCAg GCACTGAAGAGCGTTGTTCTTTATGTTATTCTTTCACCTTACGACAATGAGCAGTCTGATTTGGTGCACAGAATTAGTAGTGACAAAAAGCTAGAGGAAATCCCGAAGTATAA AGACCTCCTAAAACTGTTTACCACCATGGAATTGATGCGATGGACTGCCCTAGTTGAAGAATATGGGAAAGAATTGAGAGAAGGATCCCTCGACAGTCCTGCAACAGATGTTTTTGGCTGTACGGAGGAGGGTGAAAGGAGATGGAAAGATTTAAAGAATAGAGTTGTGGAACAT CCTGCTTCAATTATATTTTGCACATAA
- the PSMD12 gene encoding 26S proteasome non-ATPase regulatory subunit 12 isoform X1 has translation MARPLRPGPPRVLRRPEVAPSAPVWRGAGAFHGAVPAAPARRAWLLPVCVRRGTRSGAGEMAEGGAERADGRIVKMEVDYSATVDQRLPECERLAQEGRLQEVIENLLSLEKQTRTASDMVSTSRILVAIVKMCYEAKDWDALNENIILLSKRRSQLKQAVAKMVQQCCTYVEDITDLPVKLRLIDTLRMVTEGKIYVEIERARLTKTLATIKEQNGEVKEAASILQELQVETYGSMEKKERVEFILEQMRLCLAVKDYIRTQIISKKINTKFFQEENTEKLKLKYYNLMIQLDQHEGSYLSICKHYRAIYDTPCIQAESEKWQQALKSVVLYVILSPYDNEQSDLVHRISSDKKLEEIPKYKDLLKLFTTMELMRWTALVEEYGKELREGSLDSPATDVFGCTEEGERRWKDLKNRVVEHNIRIMAKYYTRITMKRMAQLLDLSVDESEEFLSNLVVNKTIFAKVDRLAGIINFQRPKDPNNILNDWSHKLNSLMALVNKTTHLIAKEEMIHNLQ, from the exons ATGGCGCGCCCCCTgaggcccggcccgccccgggtCCTGAGGCGGCCGGAGGTGGCTCCGTCAGCGCCTGTGTGGCGCGGCGCGGGGGCCTTCCACGGGGCTGTCCCGGCCGCGCCTGCGCGCAGAGCTTGGCTGCTTCCGGTGTGTGTTCGCAGGGGGacgcggagcggagccggggagATGGCGGAGGGTGGCGCGGAGCGGGCCGACGGCCGCATCGTGAAAATGGAGGTGGATTACAGCGCGACGGTGGACCAGCGGCTGCCCGAGTGCGAGCGGCTGGCGCAg GAAGGAAGATTGCAAGAAGTAATCGAAAACCTTCTCTCCTTGGAAAAACAAACACGAACG GCATCTGATATGGTCTCCACATCCCGTATCTTAGTTGCTATAGTGAAAATGTGTTATGAAGCTAAAGACTGGGATGctcttaatgaaaatattattcttcTATCGAAGAGAAGAAGTCAGTTAAAACAG GCAGTTGCTAAAATGGTCCAGCAGTGCTGCACTTACGTTGAAGACATCACAGACTTACCAGTCAAACTGCGCTTAATTGACACGTTGCGTATGGTTACAGAAGGAAAA ATATACGTGGAAATTGAACGTGCTCGCCTGACAAAGACACTTGCAACAATAAAAGAACAGAATGGTGAAGTGAAAGAAGCTGCCTCTATTCTGCAAGAATTGCAG gtGGAAACCTATGGttcaatggaaaagaaagaacgTGTAGAATTTATCTTGGAGCAGATGAGACTCTGTCTAGCTGTAAAAGACTACATTCGGACTCAAATTATcagcaaaaaaattaatacaaaattttttcaagaagaaaacacagaa AAACTAAAGTTGAAATACTACAACTTAATGATCCAGCTGGATCAACATGAAGGCTCCTACCTCTCCATCTGTAAGCACTATAGAGCCATTTATGATACTCCCTGTATCCAGGCTGAAAGTGAAAAGTGGCAGCAg GCACTGAAGAGCGTTGTTCTTTATGTTATTCTTTCACCTTACGACAATGAGCAGTCTGATTTGGTGCACAGAATTAGTAGTGACAAAAAGCTAGAGGAAATCCCGAAGTATAA AGACCTCCTAAAACTGTTTACCACCATGGAATTGATGCGATGGACTGCCCTAGTTGAAGAATATGGGAAAGAATTGAGAGAAGGATCCCTCGACAGTCCTGCAACAGATGTTTTTGGCTGTACGGAGGAGGGTGAAAGGAGATGGAAAGATTTAAAGAATAGAGTTGTGGAACAT AATATTAGAATAATGGCTAAATATTATACCAGAATTACAATGAAGAGAATGGCACAGCTCCTGGATCTGTCCGTTGAT GAATCGGAGGAGTTCCTGTCTAACCTGGTAGTGAATAAGACCATCTTTGCTAAAGTAGACAGGCTGGCAGGAATTATCAATTTCCAGAGGCCCAAGGACCCCAACAATATCCTCAATGACTGGTCTCACAAGCTCAACTCACTAATGGCCCTAGTTAACAAAACCACACATCTCATTGCCAAAGAGGAGATGATACATAACCTGCAGTAA
- the PSMD12 gene encoding 26S proteasome non-ATPase regulatory subunit 12 isoform X2, whose product MAEGGAERADGRIVKMEVDYSATVDQRLPECERLAQEGRLQEVIENLLSLEKQTRTASDMVSTSRILVAIVKMCYEAKDWDALNENIILLSKRRSQLKQAVAKMVQQCCTYVEDITDLPVKLRLIDTLRMVTEGKIYVEIERARLTKTLATIKEQNGEVKEAASILQELQVETYGSMEKKERVEFILEQMRLCLAVKDYIRTQIISKKINTKFFQEENTEKLKLKYYNLMIQLDQHEGSYLSICKHYRAIYDTPCIQAESEKWQQALKSVVLYVILSPYDNEQSDLVHRISSDKKLEEIPKYKDLLKLFTTMELMRWTALVEEYGKELREGSLDSPATDVFGCTEEGERRWKDLKNRVVEHNIRIMAKYYTRITMKRMAQLLDLSVDESEEFLSNLVVNKTIFAKVDRLAGIINFQRPKDPNNILNDWSHKLNSLMALVNKTTHLIAKEEMIHNLQ is encoded by the exons ATGGCGGAGGGTGGCGCGGAGCGGGCCGACGGCCGCATCGTGAAAATGGAGGTGGATTACAGCGCGACGGTGGACCAGCGGCTGCCCGAGTGCGAGCGGCTGGCGCAg GAAGGAAGATTGCAAGAAGTAATCGAAAACCTTCTCTCCTTGGAAAAACAAACACGAACG GCATCTGATATGGTCTCCACATCCCGTATCTTAGTTGCTATAGTGAAAATGTGTTATGAAGCTAAAGACTGGGATGctcttaatgaaaatattattcttcTATCGAAGAGAAGAAGTCAGTTAAAACAG GCAGTTGCTAAAATGGTCCAGCAGTGCTGCACTTACGTTGAAGACATCACAGACTTACCAGTCAAACTGCGCTTAATTGACACGTTGCGTATGGTTACAGAAGGAAAA ATATACGTGGAAATTGAACGTGCTCGCCTGACAAAGACACTTGCAACAATAAAAGAACAGAATGGTGAAGTGAAAGAAGCTGCCTCTATTCTGCAAGAATTGCAG gtGGAAACCTATGGttcaatggaaaagaaagaacgTGTAGAATTTATCTTGGAGCAGATGAGACTCTGTCTAGCTGTAAAAGACTACATTCGGACTCAAATTATcagcaaaaaaattaatacaaaattttttcaagaagaaaacacagaa AAACTAAAGTTGAAATACTACAACTTAATGATCCAGCTGGATCAACATGAAGGCTCCTACCTCTCCATCTGTAAGCACTATAGAGCCATTTATGATACTCCCTGTATCCAGGCTGAAAGTGAAAAGTGGCAGCAg GCACTGAAGAGCGTTGTTCTTTATGTTATTCTTTCACCTTACGACAATGAGCAGTCTGATTTGGTGCACAGAATTAGTAGTGACAAAAAGCTAGAGGAAATCCCGAAGTATAA AGACCTCCTAAAACTGTTTACCACCATGGAATTGATGCGATGGACTGCCCTAGTTGAAGAATATGGGAAAGAATTGAGAGAAGGATCCCTCGACAGTCCTGCAACAGATGTTTTTGGCTGTACGGAGGAGGGTGAAAGGAGATGGAAAGATTTAAAGAATAGAGTTGTGGAACAT AATATTAGAATAATGGCTAAATATTATACCAGAATTACAATGAAGAGAATGGCACAGCTCCTGGATCTGTCCGTTGAT GAATCGGAGGAGTTCCTGTCTAACCTGGTAGTGAATAAGACCATCTTTGCTAAAGTAGACAGGCTGGCAGGAATTATCAATTTCCAGAGGCCCAAGGACCCCAACAATATCCTCAATGACTGGTCTCACAAGCTCAACTCACTAATGGCCCTAGTTAACAAAACCACACATCTCATTGCCAAAGAGGAGATGATACATAACCTGCAGTAA